One segment of Anastrepha obliqua isolate idAnaObli1 chromosome 3, idAnaObli1_1.0, whole genome shotgun sequence DNA contains the following:
- the LOC129241578 gene encoding uncharacterized protein LOC129241578, translating to MKFFSTFVAFFLTCIVFHYNCNAQPIDRLAAATAAGIIIDAAPSVVSYQGSSQAHAHLVLAPMGRSLGYVEPLDVNRTLARNERLDERHEVLDISPVYVPE from the exons ATGAAATTT TTTTCCACATTTGTCGCGTTTTTCCTCACCTGCATTGTTTTCCATTACAATTGCAATGCACAGCCAATCGATCGATTGGCGGCTGCCACAGCGGCGGGTATAATTATCGATGCGGCACCTTCGGTGGTCTCCTATCAGGGCTCTTCGCAGGCGCATGCGCATCTCGTACTAGCGCCCATGGGTCGGTCTTTGGGCTATGTGGAACCGTTGGATGTGAATCGTACATTGGCGCGAAATGAACGCTTAGACGAACGACACGAAGTGCTGGATATCAGTCCGGTGTATGTGCCAGAGTGA
- the LOC129241887 gene encoding uncharacterized protein LOC129241887, whose protein sequence is MSDYKDTRAASITHFPYKILLIFTAFIATCHAGLLSLSPDDFKQSGDIKIATIVHNAPSAVSHSTFTRIHNHHANPSQHIQSTQPNIASTTTQPAVLHHIPTVAVQPVYTTQQLHAIPAPIVKHESPAGQVVNSVATTATAVKGETPIVESLTHTPAHLTFAARPVVYQMLPEIKPVRKINYDEVVPSPRHGPYIH, encoded by the exons ATGTCAGACTATAAAGACACCAGAGCGGCCAGCATTACGCATTTTCCCTACAAG ATTCTTCTCATCTTCACCGCCTTTATTGCCACGTGCCATGCCGGCCTACTCTCCCTGTCTCCAGATGATTTTAAGCAATCCGGCGATATAAAAATCGCCACAATCGTACATAATGCACCATCTGCCGTTTCGCATTCAACTTTCACGCGCATTCACAATCATCACGCCAACCCTAGCCAACACATACAGTCCACACAGCCGAACATTGCCAGTACTACCACACAACCGGCAGTACTTCATCACATACCAACGGTCGCGGTGCAACCGGTCTACACTACACAGCAATTGCATGCCATTCCAGCGCCGATTGTGAAGCATGAATCACCAGCGGGACAAGTGGTGAACAGTGTGGCGACCACAGCGACAGCAGTCAAAGGCGAGACTCCAATTGTTGAGTCATTGACGCATACGCCAGCACATTTGACTTTCGCCGCTCGGCCAGTGGTTTATCAGATGTTACCTGAAATAAAACCAGTGCGTAAAATCAATTATGATGAAGTTGTGCCTAGTCCAAGGCATGGGCCATATATTCATtag
- the LOC129241338 gene encoding uncharacterized protein LOC129241338, whose product MFKLLPLLLACIVCSIASPEPDGLYNIISGSSILKPYQTISLTAKTQNQQQLQSNAVTSGEQEDNNDTTGITDDQESGAPASVTSIATPAPISNSQAVAPASIARLTAVASAGSALASASASRSALRVSSSINVPSGSSSSTTIQHHILPPETIPLPITISTRPGLRTVIAPETITIRESTVAKVGEVVQKIPTAVSHQSQTVVHKHARVVTPIVAPAVRTIKSQVLRAYHTPIIFSPQTSVVRRGNTNANANAKASANAKTSASASASASIISNASNAQSSANNKYKL is encoded by the exons ATGTTCAAATTG TTGCCACTACTACTCGCTTGCATTGTGTGCAGTATAGCCTCACCGGAGCCGGACGGTCTTTACAACATCATCAGCGGCAGCTCGATCCTTAAGCCATACCAAACAATCTCCTTGACAGCTAAGACTCAAAATCAACAACAGCTGCAATCGAATGCCGTCACATCGGGAGAGCAGGAGGACAACAACGACACGACGGGCATAACAGATGACCAGGAATCAGGTGCGCCAGCATCGGTAACATCAATTGCCACTCCTGCACCTATTTCAAACTCTCAAGCGGTCGCGCCAGCATCCATAGCACGTCTTACAGCTGTGGCCTCTGCTGGTTCTGCATTGGCTTCAGCATCAGCATCGCGCTCCGCATTACGTGTATCTTCTTCGATTAACGTCCCATCAGGCAGCAGCTCCTCTACAACCATCCAACATCACATCTTACCGCCTGAGACTATACCACTGCCCATTACCATTTCTACGCGTCCTGGCCTACGGACTGTTATCGCACCAGAGACCATCACTATTCGAGAGTCGACTGTAGCTAAGGTGGGTGAAGTGGTGCAGAAAATACCGACTGCTGTGTCACATCAGAGTCAAACGGTGGTGCATAAGCATGCGCGTGTGGTCACGCCCATTGTGGCACCCGCAGTGCGTACAATCAAGTCACAAGTGTTGCGTGCCTACCATACCCCGATCATCTTCTCACCACAAACATCCGTGGTACGTAGAGGCAACACAAacgcaaatgcaaatgcaaaagcAAGTGCCAATGCAAAAACAAGTGCAAGTGCAAGCGCAAGTGCAAGCATCATCTCGAATGCAAGCAATGCCCAGAGTAGtgccaacaacaaatacaaactCTGA